In one window of Leptidea sinapis chromosome 9, ilLepSina1.1, whole genome shotgun sequence DNA:
- the LOC126965877 gene encoding gustatory receptor for sugar taste 64f-like, with product MYLFQFLHFQSTFIWNFSDLFVICMSYYLTSRLQYVNKKLLAAQGKYLPEVFWRTSREEYGRAVQLVRKVDDVISGIVFISFANNLFFICLQLFNTLENGIKGAVSCRSGKQGSTILGGYEAAVYFLFSLIYLISRSVAVSLIASQVNSASTVPASVLYDVPSPVYCLEVQRFLEQVNGEKIALSGLQFFSVTRSLLLTVAGTIVTYELVMFQFKSPDQ from the exons atgtatttatttcagTTCCTTCATTTCCAATCGACTTTTATTTGGAATTTTTCTGACTTGTTTGTGATATGTATGAGTTACTATTTGACTTCAAGGCTgcaatatgtaaataaaaaattactggCAGCTCAAGGAAAG TATCTACCTGAAGTATTTTGGCGCACCAGTCGCGAGGAGTACGGCCGGGCGGTACAACTAGTGAGGAAGGTAGATGACGTCATCAGCGGAATCGTATTCATTTCATTTGCAAATAATCTTTTCTTTATTTGCCTCCAGTTATTTAATACATTGGA AAATGGCATCAAGGGTGCAGTTTCATGCAGAAGCGGAAAGCAAGG gTCCACCATACTCGGAGGCTACGAAGCAGCAGTGTACTTTCTGTTCTCGCTCATATATCTAATATCTCGTTCTGTGGCCGTATCACTGATCGCCTCTCAAGTCAACAGTGCTTCCACTGTGCCTGCGTCTGTCCTGTATGACGTACCATCTCCAGTTTACTGCTTGGAG GTTCAAAGATTCTTAGAGCAAGTAAATGGTGAGAAAATAGCATTGAGTGGTCTACAATTCTTCAGTGTAACAAGAAGTCTACTTTTAACG GTTGCCGGAACTATAGTGACTTATGAGCTGGTTATGTTCCAGTTTAAGTCACCGGATCAGTAA
- the LOC126965867 gene encoding uncharacterized protein LOC126965867 gives MLDTANMHCYADDSTGDAVYTGHAGLSRENVDQCREKLVSSIESSLEKVAEWGKLNLVQFNPQKTQVCAFTTKKTPFAVSPLFENTSLKASPSIGILGLEISSNCQFRGHLEGKAKLASKKLGVINRARQYFKPAHILALYKAQVRPHMEYCCHLWSGAPQFQLDPFDRVQRRAARIVGNPVLCERLDHLALRRDVASLCVFYRIFHGECSEELFNLIPAAEFHLRTTRHKLGFHPHHLDVWRSSTVRFSRSFLPRTTKLWNELPSAVFPGRYDMGTFKKSAYTFLKGRQRSCDSSGVAGECGRR, from the coding sequence atgttggacaccgccaacatgcattgctatgcagacgacagcactggtgatgccgtatacacgggccatgcaggtctctctcgggaaaacgtcgaccagtgccgggagaaacttgtgtcttctatcgagtcctctctcgagaaggtcgcggaatggggtaagttgaaccttgtccaatttaacccccagaagactcaagtttgcgcgtttaccactaaaaaaaccccatttgccgtatcaccgctcttcgagaacacttcccttaaagcctcgcctagtatcggaatactgggtctcgaaatctcgagcaattgccaattccgtggccatctggagggcaaagccaaactggcttcaaagaaactgggcgtcataaatagagcacggcaatacttcaagccggcccacattctagcgctctacaaagcgcaggtccggcctcacatggagtattgctgtcatctctggtctggcgcaccccagtttcagctcgatccatttgaccgcgtgcaacgcagagcagctcgaattgtcgggaacccagtactctgtgaacggctggatcatttggcgttgcgtagagacgtcgcttcattgtgtgttttctaccgcatctttcacggggagtgttccgaagagctgttcaacctgattcctgccgccgaattccaccttcgcacgacacgccacaagttaggatttcatccccaccatctggatgtgtggcggtcctccacagtgcggttttcaaggagctttcttcctcgtaccacgaagctgtggaatgagcttccgagtgcggtgtttccgggacgatacgacatgggtaccttcaagaaaagcgcgtacaccttccttaaaggccggcaacgctcttgtgattcctctggtgttgcaggagagtgtgggcggcggtga